One window of the Hippoglossus hippoglossus isolate fHipHip1 chromosome 9, fHipHip1.pri, whole genome shotgun sequence genome contains the following:
- the bmp10 gene encoding bone morphogenetic protein 10, with amino-acid sequence MASICVSQLGTICSSKTWLLLFFILLLQEPLCGESSPISGAHQRHRPAPGLGDGHGGVVDLSLLEQDSNVDMQSLLESLKEQFMQTFNLSGLGPPLPPGSTQEEPPEYMMELYNRFANDHTAMPSANIIRSFKNEDSSPSVVGVGGVRCHPLLFNVSVPHHERITAAELRLYTLVQTDRHLYAGVDRKVTIYELELHDLDDNTTDENTVRGDALRVGRERIEQMELASRQVYGTDNGWEAFDLTVALQRWRKSDQGTTHRLEVHIASIANDNVQGSTDDNKGSNPPEGDMKIDTRPEEKHKPLLIVFSDDQSSDHRDDKRELNEMIDHETSNMVLPNDLKRGLWGELERDREEGDQEAEPEEEDLLQMRSNLIYDSASRIRRNAKGNHCKKQSLYVEFKDIGWDSWILAPTGYDAFECAGICSFPLTKHVTPTKHAIVQTLVNINSPQKAGRACCVPTKLDPISLLYLDDTGVVTYKYKFEGMVVAECGCR; translated from the exons ATGGCGAGTATTTGTGTCTCTCAACTGGGAACCATCTGCAGCTCAAAGACGTGgctgttgctgtttttcatcCTGCTCCTCCAGGAGCCTCTCTGTGGAGAGAGCAGTCCCATCTCTGGTGCCCATCAGAGGCATCGCCCGGCTCCGGGGCTGGGAGACGGGCATGGAGGGGTGGTGGATCTGTCACTGCTGGAGCAGGACAGCAACGTGGACATGCAGAGCCTGCTGGAGAGCCTGAAGGAACAGTTTATGCAGACTTTCAACTTGTCGGGCTTGGGTCCTCCGCTGCCTCCTGGGAGCACACAAGAGGAGCCGCCTGAGTACATGATGGAGCTCTACAACCGCTTTGCTAATGACCACACTGCCATGCCCTCCGCCAACATCATCCGCAGCTTCAAAAATGAAG ATTCATCTCCGAGTGTTGTGGGTGTTGGAGGAGTGAGGTGTCACCCCCTCCTCTTTAACGTGTCAGTCCCCCATCATGAAcgcatcacagcagcagaacttCGACTCTACACCCTTGTCCAGACTGACCGTCACCTCTACGCTGGTGTCGACCGCAAGGTCACAATATATGAACTGGAATTGCACGACCTGGACGACAACACGACAGATGAGAACACTGTGAGAGGAGATGCTTTAAGAGTGGGAAGAGAGCGGATAGAGCAGATGGAGTTGGCTTCACGCCAGGTCTACGGCACTGATAACGGATGGGAGGCCTTTGACCTCACTGTTGCTCTCCAACGCTGGCGCAAATCCGACCAAGGCACCACGCACAGGTTGGAAGTGCATATTGCCAGTATTGCAAATGATAATGTTCAGGGTTCAACCGACGACAACAAAGGCAGTAATCCACCTGAAGGAGACATGAAGATTGACACCAGacctgaagaaaaacacaaacccttGCTGATTGTTTTCTCTGATGACCAAAGCAGTGATCATCGTGATGACAAGCGCGAGCTGAATGAGATGATTGACCACGAAACCTCGAACATGGTTCTGCCGAATGATTTAAAAAGGGGTCTTTGGGGAGAGCTGGAAagggacagggaggagggggatcAAGAGGCTGAGCCAGAGGAAGAGGACCTATTACAAATGAGATCTAATCTGATCTATGACTCAGCCTCTCGCATTCGTCGCAATGCCAAAGGCAACCATTGCAAGAAACAATCTCTTTATGTAGAGTTCAAAGATATTGGATGGGACAGTTGGATCCTGGCACCCACAGGCTACGATGCCTTTGAGTGTGCTGGAATTTGCTCATTCCCACTGACAAAGCATGTTACACCCACCAAGCATGCCATTGTGCAGACATTGGTCAATATCAACAGTCCTCAGAAAGCAGGACGAGCCTGCTGTGTGCCCACCAAGCTCGACCCCATCTCCCTGCTGTACCTGGATGACACAGGTGTTGTCACCTACAAGTACAAGTTTGAAGGTATGGTGGTGGCTGAGTGTGGCTGCAGATAG